The following coding sequences lie in one Capsicum annuum cultivar UCD-10X-F1 chromosome 5, UCD10Xv1.1, whole genome shotgun sequence genomic window:
- the LOC107871556 gene encoding LRR receptor-like serine/threonine-protein kinase EFR produces MSSLEIISFSYNNLSGRIPTTVGLHLPNLERLYLVHNQIYGKIPLVITNASKLEILSLANNFLTGTIPTNLGNLHELQYFFVHTNQLTNEPREHEFRFVKSLADYRMWRYLQVGSNPLNGVLPNSIGNLSSTIENIYISDAHINGLIPTGIGNMSGLTGLDLVGNNLAGSIPSDVVKLKKIQGQYLNNNKWQLQGHIPEAVCHLTNLVNELSGLIPECLGNLIIEVSFDHFENEWSSYSRRVTEFNR; encoded by the coding sequence ATGTCTTCTTTGGAAATCATTAGTTTCAGTTACAACAACCTCTCGGGAAGAATTCCAACCACTGTAGGTCTTCATCTTCCTAACCTTGAAAGACTTTACTTGGTACACAATCAGATCTATGGGAAAATTCCATTGGTCATAACAAATGCTTCCAAGCTTGAGATACTGTCGCTAGCAAATAACTTTCTCACTGGAACTATTCCGACTAATTTGGGAAATCTTCACGAGCTGCAATATTTTTTCGTACATACTAATCAACTTACCAATGAACCAAGAGAGCATGAGTTCCGATTCGTCAAATCATTGGCAGACTACAGGATGTGGCGATATCTACAAGTGGGTTCCAATCCGTTGAATGGCGTTCTGCCCAATTCTATTGGGAATCTATCATCAACTatagaaaatatttatataagcgatgcacacatcaatggccTCATCCCCACAGGTATAGGAAACATGAGCGGTCTAACAGGCCTAGACTTGGTAGGCAACAACTTGGCGGGAAGTATTCCTTCTGATGTTGTTAAGCTTAAGAAAATCCAAGGGCAGTATCTAAATAACAATAAGTGGCAGTTGCAGGGACATATTCCGGAGGCGGTATGCCATTTGACTAACTTGGTTAATGAACTCTCTGGATTAATTCCAGAATGTTTAGGAAATCTTATCATCGAAGTTTCCTTTGATCATTTCGAAAATGAGTGGTCTTCTTATTCTAGACGTGTCACAGAATTCAATAGATGA